The sequence TTCTGGCAGGGGCAGGAAAAAGCCCGGATGCTGGATCGCATCCGGGCCATCAAGCCGTTGATTCAGGTCATGCCCGGGCCAGGCAGGCTGGGCACGGTGGTTCCGCTACTTGAAGGTCATGTGGACCTTGGCCACGTCCGCGATCTTGCCGGAAGAGTGGCAGAGGAAGCACTGCTCGCTGTTGATCAGCTTGCCGCCGGCGGCGGGCGGATTCTGCACGCTGCTGCGGGGCACATAGAATGACCCGCCGTTCGCCTTCATGTGGTTGAGGGCCATGGTCGAGTCGTGGCAATTGGAGCAGGCCGCGACGTAGGGCGAGCTCACCAGCGTGGTGTTGGCCGCGGGCGTGCTGGTGCCGGTGTTGCCGCTGAAGGAGAACCCGCTGCCGTAGACGGCGCCGGCGGTGACAAAGGGCGAATAGTAGGTTCCCGGAATGGGTTCGTTGCCGGTGAGGACCACGGGCACAGGGTTCGGGATCGTGCCGGTGGCCACGGTGGTCCAGTTGAGGTTGGGCACCTCGGTCACGTTGGCGGAAAGGCCGAAGTCATAGGACCCGGGCACGTGGCAGGCTTCGCAGTTGTTCAGGATCGCCGGATAGGTGATGGTCCAGAACTTGAGGCCCGCGGAGGATTCCCAGGAGAATTTGTTCACGCGCTTGCCTGCGCCGTGCAGGGCATGGACGAAGTCCTTGGTGTTCACGCCCCAGCCGCTGTTGACGCGCTGCCCGTTATGGCAGAATTCGCAGGTCATGGCATCGTTGCGCTGGCCGGCGTGGTAGGTCTTGGCGGTGAAGACGCCAAGCGCGCCGTGGCAGTCATTGCACTTCTGGCTGGTGACGATCGCGCGGCGGGGAGTCGTGACCTGCGTGGCATTGAAGCCCGCAGGAATGGTGCCGCTGGCCATCTTGGTCACATTGGGGGCGGGGACGCTGAGGCCGCCCTGGCCGGTGCCTAATGCGCCGGTATATGGAATATACGGGTAGCCGGGAACATTGGTCTGGGTCAGAGGTTGGGTGGTTTTCAGGCCATAGGTGTAGCCGATGCCTGCCGTGATCATGCCCGCGGTGGGCGGGATGACCGCTTCGGTGAAGGTCAAGGCGTAGTAGCCGCTTCCATCGGGACCTGTGAGCGTGCCTTTGGCCCCTGCGGCAAGATTCGCACCGGCCATGTCCTTGCCGTCGCCCCGCCAGATGTTCTTCAGGTAGGTGCTGATGCTGGCGTTCCAGTCGGCAGGATAGTCGATGCCGTCGTAAGGCACGGTGAACACCACATAAATGCTGGGGCCGCCCACGAAGTTGTCCATCAACTCGGACTTGGCGGGATAGGTGTTGAACACCACCGGCGCGCCGTCCTTGAGGAAGCGGAAGGTGACGACGGGCTTGGTGCCGTTGAAGGTGAGGCTCTTCAGATCCCAGGCCACCTTGCTGGCGCCGGGGGGCAGGTTGTTGGTGAAGGCCGCCACGTAGGATGCGTTGGTGTTGTTGTTGCCCCCGGCGACATTCCAGACGTTTCCGGGGTCCGGAGTCAGAACGGGCAGGTGGAAGGTCTTGATGGACGCAGCGTCATGGCACTCGACGCACTGCAGGTCGCTCAGCTGCGGGCCGCCTTCGTTCTGGATTCCATGGCCATTGCCGGTCTGCCAGTCGACCTGGTCGTGGCAGGCGCCGCAGGCCATGCGGCTGGGCTTGTTGAACCAATTGTCGCCCTGGGGGGTCGACGAGGAAGCGGAATGGCACTTGACGCAGTTCCGGTGGTCCTGGGGATAGGTGATCTCGTTGGGCAGCACGTTGAAGATGTTGTAGCCGTCCTTCTTGAGTTCCTCGCCCATGTGGAAGCGGTGGATCATGTTCGGGAAATTGGCGGCGGCGAAGCCCTGGATCTTGTTCGTGGAGCCCGAGTACCCGGTGCCCGTGGTGGTGGCTTCGGCGTACCCGTATTTGAGCTGGTCCGTGTGGCAGATCACGCAGAACCTGGGATCGACGCGGTTGGCGCCGTGGAAGGCCAGCTTCGTGTGGCACTTGTTACAGGCGTCCATGGACACCATGTCCCGGCGCTCGTCGGTGGCGCCGATGGCGGCGCCGGTGGCGGGGATGAAGTCATAGACCAGGTTGATCGCGGTCTTCACATGGACGGCGGGAATGCCGGAGTTGGATCCGTCAGGCGTGACGGTGCTGGTCCCCGGGGCGTTGCCGCCGATGAAAATGCCCACGCGGTGGGTGAGGTTCGGCTGGTAGCTGACATCTCCCAGGTCGGCCCTGGATTTGGGCGCGGCATAGCTCAAGCCGTCCAGCATGGACTGGACCTGCGTGAGATCCCACCGGAAGGTGTAGCGGTAGGAGCCGTCGCCATTGTCCTGCAGGGTCCCATAGTTTTCATAGCTGGCGAGCCTTGGGATGGGCGCGGTATCGGTGGTCTTCGGCGCGGTCAGGACGATGTAGTCCACCCACTTGCTGGGACTGCCGTTGGCGCCGGGCACCAGCTTGGCGACGGTGAAGCCGAGGCTCGGGAAGCTGGGGTATTTCGCGCTGGACGCCTGGGAGGTGAAGCCCAGCCCTTTGATGGGCGTGCCCTTCGCATCCGTCACCTTGAAGCTGACGGTGGAGGCCGTCCCCATGGTCGCGCCGGTGATGCTGCCCTTGAATTCCAACTGGCCCCACTCGTCGGGCGTCATTTTCGTGGCGTCGAGGGTGTAGGTGGCCCCTGGGCTTCCGTTGTTGCCGTTGCTGCCGTTGGTGCCGTTGGTCCCGTTCACGCCGTTCTGGCCGGTGGCGCCCCGGCAACCGATGAGCGCGAGGGCGACGATAGCGGTTGCAAGCGCGCCACCCATTCTTTTCAGTGGTTTCAGTTGCATGCTACATCCTCCTGTTTTGGGTGTTACTGCGGATTGGGTTGAAGTGCGGCGTTTGAATCGATGGAAAAGCGAGCGGGATCAGCAACTTGGACACCTCCTCGGGATGGGCGAAAGGCGCATGCCCGTCAGTGGATGCTTGTGCCGTGGCACATGGTGTTGTTGAAGCAGCCGGGCGCCGTGCCCGCGGGCGCGGGAGTGGTCGGCTTGAGCGCGGAATTGGCGCCGTTGGCGTGGCACTTGACGCACTCCGGCGCATTTCCCGCGTAAGTGAACACGTGGTTGGCCAGGGCTTCGGAGTTCCCTACCCAGGGCTTGTCCGGGTGGGGAGCCTTGGTGTGGCAGGCTTTGCAGGAAGGCGCGGTGCCGGTGGGGTTGTCATAGTTGGATCCGTGGCACTTGGCGCAATACGCGAAGCCGGCGGTGGCGGAGGGTGCGAGCTGGGCGCCCAGGCGGCCATGCTTGGCGCCGTCCCCCCAGCCAGGCTGGTGGCTGGGACCGTTCGCGTGGCAGGTGAAGCAACTGACGCCGGAAATGCCGCCCGCGGAGGCCTTGTCTGTGGACGAGCCGTGGCAAGTGGCGCATTGGGCGGGATTGGTGATGTATTCGGCCCAATGGTTCTGGAGCCAGTTGGCGGGATGCTGGCCGGTGGCGGTGTTGAAGCGGGGGGCGTTGGTGCTGCTGCCGCCGCACCCCAGCAACAGCAGGGCGAAGGCCGAAGCAACGAGGGTGTTGATCACTTGTCTGGCTCTGCTCATCGTGTTCCCCTTTGGCGCATAAACAGATCCCTACTTATGGCAAGTCGCGCATTTGTCGTTGTTGGACCGGCCATGGCACTTGTAGCAACTGCCCGGATCCATCTTTCCGTCCATCCGGTGCAGGATCAGGTAGTTCCCCCGGTGCGCCAGCACCCGGTCGGGCCGGTCGCCCAGCTTGACGGAGGCCGACATCGAGACCTTCCCGCCGTGGCAATCGGCGCAGAAAGACGGGGCGTGGCAGGAGGCGCAGGTCGCCGAATCCTGGTTCGCCTGGAAGCGGTGGTTCTTCACGAAGGTCGGAGTGTGATCGAAGGAGTTGTAATTCTTGAGGCCGCCCTTCATGGCTTCGGTCCCGTGGCAGTCCGAGCACAGGGGCCTTACGCTGGCCTCCACGCCCTCGGGATGGGTGGGGGCGAAGCTCGTCTGGGGCGACAGCAGGGCGCAGGCCGTCAGGATTCCGAATCCCAGGATGGCCACGCAGAGGAGAAGCGTTTTCCGGATCATTTACGGCCTCCCTTGCCGGCTGAGGCGAATCGGTATTCCACCCGGAGCAGGCCCATGACCTGTTTCTTGAAGAGGGCATCGTCGCCGTAGCTGATGTCCCCCGAGATCTTCAGGTTGGCGGTGGTCTGGTAGCCGACCGAACCCACCACCTGGTAGATGGAGCCTTTTCCGCCCAGATTCGGATTGGTCTTGTCGTTGAAGCTGTAGAAGATGCCGTCCAGGCTGGCCGACAGCAGGCCCTTCTGATACATGGCCCAGGCGCGCAGTTCCTGGTGGGACAGGCCGTAGGTGGGGACGTGGGTGCCGGTCAAGGGCGCGTCGTCGGCGTCCACGCGGTGGTATCCGAACCCGGACAGGAGTTTCCATTTGCTGACGTTCCAGCGGACGTCGGCGCCGAAGCGGTTGGCGTCCCCGTAGGACTCGCGGTGGGTGTTGCGGAAGTCGGCGACCACTTCGATGGAGGAAGGGGAGCCCCAGGCCACGCTGCCTCCGAACGAACGGAATTTGTCCTTTTCGTCCTGGCGGAACAGCGACTTGAGGTTGCTGCCCGCGAAATAGGCGTAGAAGTTCCGCTCGGTGAAGGTGCCGGCCACGGAGACCGAATCGGCGACTTTCACCGACAGGGTGTAATCGTGTTCCGCGATCTTGGAGGGTTTCTCGGCCAGGGTCGCGGGCGTGTCCGCGTGCGAGGCGAGGTCGAAGAGGGTGCGTCCGCTGAAGTCGACGGCTGAATGGGGCGACAGCTTGAAATCGATGCCCAGTTGTTTCCGGGAGTAGTCCACGGGGGATGGGATCGGCAGGTCCTTGGCGGCGGTGGAGCCGTCCTGGAGGTAGGAGAGGCCGATCTCGCCGGCCTTCGGGATCCTCAAGGAGAGGCGCGTGCCGAAGATCACGTCGTGCTGGAAGTCGTAGTCCTGTTTCGCATCGGGATCCAGGAAGCTCGCGAAGCGGACGGGCCGTCCGCCGAAAGCCGAGATGGCGAAGCCGCCGCGCAGGTCCGCGCGCGCGCTGACGCCGTCCACATGCTCCATGCCCCCGCCCTGGCTGACCATGAAGCGTCCGGCCTTGATCTCGGCGTTGGCCTGGGAGAAGCGGTACTGGAGGTACCCGGAGGTGAGGTACCCGCCGGATTTGCCGTTGGGCGAGGACTGGTCGGCCAGATCGGTCATGCCCCAGCCGTAGATGTGGAGCGACAGGGCGTCGGTTCCCAGCTTGGTGGCGTCGATGCCGAGGTACTGGGTCACCGGGGTGTAGGTGTACTTGTCGAAACCCGGAGTCTCCTGCTTCCAGAGCTGGGCCATGGTGGTGCTGTACACGTTCACGTCCTGGGACCAGCCCGCGGCGGAAACCAGGGTGGCAAGCAGGGCCACATGAATGCATCGCTTCATGGCTCGCCTCCGCCCGCGATCCGCACAAGCGGCGCGGTCCACATGACCAGGGATCGCTTTCGCATGCCTAACCTCCTATCGGGACGCTGAGTGATGACGGCATTGCATGTTCAGACACCGGAGTATTGCCCAATTGCCCGGGATAATGCTGTGACATTGATCAACTGTTGATGAGACCACAAGCCGGCCCATGCGGAAACCCTGTTGCTGGCTGGTCCGGCCATGACGCCCCTTGCGCCGCGGGCCTGGGAGGGCCCGTGGCCCCCGTCCTGTGGATGCCGGCTGTCAGCCACTGTGGAGTACCCGGCCAGGGATTTCGGGGCCGCCGGAACGACACGTCGACCCCAGATCCATGGGGCAAAAGAGCATGGCGATGTGACGAAATCCACACTCCATCCCAGGCATCGGTCGCCTGAAACTCATGAGCTCCTACAAGATGGATCCTGGTTTCATGCGCGGGTGAGCTGCGCCCAGGGCGGTCCGAGCCGCGTGGAGCCTTTCCGGTAACTGGGAATCGCGGGCTATTGCCTGGCGATGATGCGCTTCTTGATGGCGTTGTACTGTTCGATGTTCAGGATTTTACGGGTGACCAGGCGGGCCTTGGAAAGGTAGGGACGCCCGGCGATGATCCGGTCGGCCTGTGGATCCTGGATGCCCGGGAGAGACTTCAGTTCCTCCTTGGTGGCGCGGTTGATGTCCACCAGAGCTGCTTTGGCTGTGGCCTTGGCACGGTGGGCCGGGGCGGGTTCGCGGGTGGCCGCCGGGGCGGATTTCGGCTTGGCCTGGGCGTCCAGGCTGAAGCATGCAGTGGCGAGGAGGGCCGTGGCCAGAAGCAGGCGGAGGGAAGGAAAAGTCATGGAGCGGCTCCGGGGAAAGGTTGGATGAATCTGCACTCTATACGAAACAACCCGGATGCGGTGGCGCATCCGGGTTGCTCATTCTGGAAGGGGCCGGGTGGAATCCCGGATTCCCTGTTAGACGTTACATGTGGACCTTGGCGGGATCGAACTCCGCGCCAGCGCCATGGCAGACGGCGCAGGACTCGCCGGCCGAGTTCAGGGCGCTGCGGTTCACCTTGATCTGGCCGCCGTTCAGGGTCATATGAGCCTGGGCGGGGGCGCTGTCATGGCAGGTGACGCAGGCCGCGGTGAACGGCGTGATCATCTTGTCCGTGGCATTCAGGGTGGCCAGGGAGGCCTTGGCGCCAACGGTGGTCGCAGTGCCGTTGTCGGCGTTCTCGCGGGAAGCGAGGACGTTCGCCGGCGTGCCGCTGAAGCCGTTGTAGGTATGGCAGCTCTGGCAATTGTTCAGGATGCCCGGGAAGCCGATATTGCCGCCGTTGATGATGGCGATGGCGCCGGGGGTCCGATTGCGGACGATCGCGATCGGGCTGGTGCGGTCCTTGCCAGCGTGGATGCCGTGGATCATGTCCTTGAAGTTGTTCGTGGTCTGCGGGAAATTCAACGCGAAGTTCGATCCAACCGGGACGGGATTCGGAATGGTGATGCCCCAGGCGGCCAGGTTGGTGATGTCCTTGGCGGTGAAGAGGCCGGCGGCGCGGTAGGTTTCGAGCTCCGTGTCCGAGATGCCGCGGCCGCTGGTGGTCAGGCCGGGAACGTGGCACGTGACGCACACCTGGACCTGGTAGACACGGTTGCCGCCATGGCCCTCGAACCATTCGTGGCAGTTCGCGCACTTGGCCGAATCGATGACGGTGCGGCGGACGGTGTCGCCCGTGACGGCCTTGACCACCGAGACGGTGTGACGGGCCGCGGCCGGGCTGATCTGGGTGAAGTAGCCCTGCAGGGAAACCGAGCGCAGCGTGGCTCCGGCGGGGAAGATCTTGGCCGCGCCGACGATGGTGGCGGTGTAGTAGCCGCTGGAGTCAGGGCCGGCCAGGGTGCCGACCGAGGTGGTCTTGGTGGTGTCCAGCAGGTTCGCGATGGAGACGCTGATGGGCTGGAAATTGGAACTGCCGCTGCCGATGTTGTTGTAGTCGGCCGGCGTGGCGACGCCGTCCTGGGGCTGGGCATAGGCGAGCAGGAAGCTCGGGCCGCCGGTGAAGCCAGCCAATGGATTGGCCATGGAGGCCGCGGGAGCCACGAAGGTCACGGCTGTGCCGTCCGCCTTGATCCTGAATTTCACGACCACGTTGGTGGGGCTGGCCACTGCGGAGCTGATCTCGTAGGTGAAGTTCTTCAGCCCGGCCGCGACGGTCGGATTGTGGGGCGTCAGGTTTTCGGTCATGTGGTAGGTCTTGATGTCCGCTGCTTCGTGGCACACGGCGCAGGTGTAGTCGGTCTTGGGGCCGCCCACATCGACACCGTGGTTCTCGCCGGTCTCGAAGTTGACCCGGTCATGGCAGGAACCGCAGGCGATGATGCTGGGCTTGGTGTTCCAGTTGGCGCTCTGGGCGGCGTTGTCGTGGCACTTGCTGCACATCTTCTGGCCGCCGCCGAGCATGGAATAGCCGATGTCGTTGAACAGGACGTTGGCGTAGTTGTAGCCCGTCTTGGTCAATTCCATGCCCTGGTGGATCTTGTGGACCATCCTCGGGAAATCGCCAATGGCCGCGTTGCCGATCTTCCGCTGGCCCAGCGTGGGATTGCCGCTGCCGACCGCAGGAGCTGCGACATCGGCAGGATCGTAGCCGGTCGCGGTCACGGCGGCTTCCTTGAATCCATACTTGCGCTGGTCGTTGTGGCAGACCACGCAGTACCGGGTATCGACCCGGCCGCCGCCGTGGAAGGCCAACTGTCCATGGCATTCATTGCAGTTCTGGATGGCCACCACTTCGCGCTGGGCGTCGGCGGAGGTTACAGCCCGGCCGGTGGCCGGGATGAAATCATAGATGAGGTTGATGGGTTTTTTCAGGGGCACGGCGGTGGCGACGGTGACGCCATTGGACGTGTTGCTGCCGGTGCCGCGCGCGTTGCCCGAGAACTGGACCACCATGCGGTGGGTCAGGTTCGGTTCATAGGTCGTGTCGCCCAGGTCAGCCCTGAGATTCAGGCCGGTGTAGGTGTAGGCATCGAGGAAGGCCTTCATCTGGGTGATGTCGCGGTAGAAGGTGTACCTGTAGGTGCCGTCGCCATTGTCGACCAGGGTGCCGGTGTTGTCGGTGCTGGGCCTGGTGGGAGCCGCGGCGGCGGTGGTGGTCGGTACGGAGGTCACGATGTAGCTGACCCACTTGCTGGGCGCCTTGCTGGTGGTGGTCAGGTCTTCGGGGATCAGCTTGGCGAGAGCAAACGCCAGGTTGGGATAACTGTTCAAGGTCGCTGTGGACGACTTGGAGGTCATATTGCCGAATCCCTTCAGGCCGGTGCCCTTGGAGTCGGTCAGATAGAAATTGACCACCGGACGGCCGGAGACCGTGACGCTGGTGACCGCGCCTTTGGGGTCCAACGAGGCCCATTCATCGGGAGTCAACTGGGTGACATCGATGGTGGTGCTGCCAGCGGGACCCGTGGGGCCCGTGGGACCGGTGGGGCCGCCGGAGCCGTCGGAGCCGGCCGGGCCGGCCGGGCCCGTGGCGCCATTCTGCCCGGCATCGCCTTTACAGGCGACGAGCATGAAGGCGAATGCGGCGATGGCGATCACCCCGCTGAGCCTTTTCAGAAGTCTAGTTTGCATACGGCACTCTCCCTTTGGTTGTGCTACGGATTTCGAAACGGATGACGATCAGGCGGATGGATGGAATCGGGCACCTCCCCTCTAGATGCTCTTGCTGTGGCATAGCGTATTGTTGAAGCAGCCGGGCGCCGTTCCAGCGGGAGCCGGCGTCGTGGGTTTGACGGTGGAGTTGGCCCCGTTCGTGTGGCACTTGGCGCACTCCGGCGCGTTCCCCGCATCCGTGGCGTAGTGGACGCTCTTGGCGGGGTCGGCGCCCGACCAGGGTTTGCCTGGGTGCGGAGACGCGGTGTGGCAGGCGAGGCACGAGGTCGCTGTCAGGCCTGCGCTGATGTTGTTGCCATGGCATTTGAAGCAGTAGGCGAAGCCGCTCTTCTCGCCGGGCGCGGACTGGGCTCCCAGCCTTCCGTGCTGGAGCCCCGTCGCCCATCCGGCGGGGTGGCCCGGCCCTTTGGTGTGGCAGGTGAAACAACTGACCTTGGAGATGCCGCCCGCAGCCGCCGGATCCGACACGGAACCATGGCAGGTCGCGCATTGGGCGGGGCTCTTCGCGTATTCGGCCCAATGGTTCTGGAGCCAGTTGGCGGGATGCTGGCCGGTGGCGGTGTTGAAGCGGGGGGCGTTGGTGCTGCTGCCGCCGCACCCCAGCAACAGCAGGGCGAAGGCCGAAGCAACGAGGGTGTTGATCACTTGTCTGGCTCTGCTCATCGTGTTCCCCTTTGGCGCATAAACAGATCCCTACTTATGGCAAGTCGCGCATTTGTCGTTGTTGGACCGGCCATGGCACTTGTAGCAACTGCCCGGATCCATCTTTCCGTCCATCCGGTGCAGGATCAGGTAGTTCCCCGGTGCGCCAGCACCCGGTCGGGCCGGTCGCCCAGCTTGACGGAGGCCGACATCGAGACCTTCCCGCCGTGGCAATCGGCGCAGAAGGACGGGGCGTGGCAGGAGGCGCAGGTCGCCGAATCCTGGTTCGCCTGGAAGCGGTGGTTCTTCACGAAGGTCGGAGTGTGATCGAAGGCGTTGTAATTCTTGAGGCCGCCCTTCATGGCTTCGGTCCCGTGGCAGTCCGAGCACAGGGGCCTTACGCTGGCCTCCACGCCCTCGGGATGGGTGGGGGCGAAGCTCGTCTGGGGCGATAGCAGGGCGCAGGCCGTCAGGATTCCGAATCCCAGGATGGCCACGCAGAGGAGAAGCGTTTTCCGGATCATTTACGGCCTCCCTTGCCGGCTGAGGCGAATCGGTATTCCACCCGGAGCAGGCCCATGACCTGTTTCTTGAAGAGGGCATCGTCGCCGTAGCTGATGTCCCCCGAGATCTTCAGGTTGGTGGTGGTCTGGTAGCCGACCGAACCCACCACCTGGTAGATGGAGCCTTTTCCGCCCAGATTCGGATTGGTCTTGTCGCTGAAGCTGTAGAAAATGCCGTCCAGGCTGGCCGACAGCAGGCCCTTCTGATACATGGCCCAGGCGCGCAGTTCCTGGTGGGACAGGCCGTAGGTGGGGACGTGGGTGCCGGTCAAGGGCGCGTCGTCGGCGTCCACGCGGTGGTATCCGAACCCGGACAGGAGCTTCCATTTGCTGACGTTCCAGCGGACGTCGGCGCCGAAGCGGTTGGCGTCCCCGTAGGACTCGCGGTGGGTGTTGCGGAAGTCGGCGACCACTTCGATGGAGGAAGGGGAGCCCCAGGCCACGCTGCCTCCGAACGAACGGAATTTGTCCTTTTCGTCCTGGCGGAACAGCGACTTGAGGTTGCTGCCCGCGAAATAGGCGTAGAAGTTCCGCTCGGTGAAGGTGCCGGCCACGGAGACCGAATCGGCGACTTTCACCGACAGGGTGTAATCGTGTTCCGCGATCTTGGAGGGTTTCTCGGCCAGGGTCGCGGGCGTGTCCGTGTGCGAGGCGAGGTCGAAGAGGGTGCGTCCGCTGAAGTCGACGGCTGAATGGGGCGACAGCTTGAAATCGATGCCCAGTTGTTTCCGGGAGTAGTCCACGGGGGACGGGATCGGCAGGTCCTTGGCGGCGGTGGAGCCGTCCTGGAGGTAGGAGAGGCCGATCTCACCGGCCTTCGGGATCCTCAAGGAGAGGCGCGTGCCGAAGATCACGTCGTGCTGGAAGTCGTAGTCCTGTTTCGCATCGGGATCCAGGAAGCTCGCGAAGCGGACGGGCCGTCCGCCGAAGGCCGAGATGGCGAAGCCGCCGCGCAGGTCCGCGCGCGCGCTGACGCCGTCGACATGTTCCATGCCCCCGCCCTGGCTGACCATGAAGCGTCCGGCCTTGATCTCGGCGTTGGCCTGGGAGAAGCGGTACTGGAGGTATCCGGAGGTGAGGTATCCGCCGGATTTGCCGTTGGGCGAGGACTGGTCGGCCAGATCGGTCATGCCCCAGCCGTAGATGTGGAGCGACAGGGCGTCCGTCCCCAGCTTGGTGGCGTCGATGCCGAGGTACTGGGTCACCGGGGTGTAGGTGTACTTGTCGAAGCCCGGAGTCTCCTGCTTCCAGAGCTGGGCCATGGTGGTGCTGTACACGTTCACGTCCTGGGACCAGCCCGCGGCGGAAACCAGGGTGGCAAGCAGGGCCACATGAATGCATCGCTTCATGGCTCGCCTCCGCCCGCGATCCGCACAAGCGGCGCGGTCCACATGACCAGGGATCGCTTTCGCATGCCTAACCTCCTATCGGGACGGTGAGTGATGACGGCATTGCACGACTCGATTCCGGATGCTGGCACGTAGGTTCCCGCCACCGCTGTGACTTCAGTCAACTGACCCGCGGTAGATCAGCGGAACCCGCTCATGGCGCCCGGCGCGGTGAAGATCTAGGCCTGGCGCGCCCGTGCGTAGAGTTTGAATCGGAGTGATGATTCCTCTCCTGCACGGGCCAACCACATGTGAAAAGGAGGTCCGGCGGCGGAAAAACCGCTTCCGCCTGCACCTTGGAAAAGGGCTTGGAGATGTTTGCCGGGGCTCGCCAAACCTGGCTCGGGCAGATCGGTGTGATGACACCTTTGATGGCGCGAGGAATCCGTTTTTTTCCGAGCCGGCGCGTGCATTGGCCTTCGCAGCGCCATTGTGACCGAATCCACACATTCGCCTTGTCCCCGGGCGGTGGCGAAGCGGGTGTTTCTGGAATCCAGGATCCGGACCCGCAAGGCGGGCCTGGAATGGCGGCGCCTAGACGCGCAGCGGCCCGCCGTGGTCATCTGGAGGCAGAGGCCCTCCCATGCTGAACCAAAAAAAGATCGCGCTGCTCGGCTCTGGAACCATGGGCAAAACCATCGTGGGCGGCCTTTTGAAATCCGGCAAAGTGAAGCCCGCGCAGCTCCGCGCCACCACGCGCCGCGCCGCGACGGCCGAATCGTTCAGCCAAGCCCAGGGTGTGACCTGTTTAACAGACAATTCCAAGGTCGCCGCCTGGGCCGAGATCGTGATCCTCTGCGTGAAGCCCAAGGACATCCCCAAGATCCTGCAGGAACTCCATGCAAAGGGCGCCCTGGCCCACAAGCCGCTGCTCATCTCGATCGCTGCGGGCGTCAGCACGGCTTTTCTGGAAGAAGCGAGCGGCGGCGGCTGCCCGGTGCTGCGGGCCATGCCCAACACGCCCTGTTCCATCGGCAAGGGCATGACGGTCGTGGCCAAAGGCAGCCACGCCGGGGACGCCCACGTGGCGCTGGCCAAAGAAATCTTTTCGCCGCTCGGCCGTTTCCTGGAACTGGAAGAAAAGCACATGGACACGGTCACGGGACTCAGCGCCAGCGGCCCGGCCTTCATGTACATCATCATCGAGGCCCTGGCGGATGGCGGCGTGATGCGGGGCCTGCCCCGGACCGTGGCGGTCGAACTGGCGGCGCAGATGACCCTGGGCGCCGCGGAAATGGTGCTGGCCACCGGCAAACATCCTGCGGCCCTGAAGGACGATGTGACCACGCCCGCAGGCTGCACCATCGCAGGCATCCTGGCCCTCGAGGACGGCCGCATCCGCAGCGTCCTCGCCCGCACGGTGGAGCTGGCGTCGAAGGTGGCGGGGGAGCTGGGGAAGTAGAACCTGCGTTGGACTGCGGACGCTAACGGACCAGGGACAGCGTGAAGTCGCCGGCGGCCAGGGGCACTGTGGCATCGCAACTGTGTTTGCTGCCGAGGTCCCGATAGACGATGCGGATGGGTCCTTGCCCG comes from Holophagaceae bacterium and encodes:
- a CDS encoding OmcA/MtrC family decaheme c-type cytochrome, with product MQLKPLKRMGGALATAIVALALIGCRGATGQNGVNGTNGTNGSNGNNGSPGATYTLDATKMTPDEWGQLEFKGSITGATMGTASTVSFKVTDAKGTPIKGLGFTSQASSAKYPSFPSLGFTVAKLVPGANGSPSKWVDYIVLTAPKTTDTAPIPRLASYENYGTLQDNGDGSYRYTFRWDLTQVQSMLDGLSYAAPKSRADLGDVSYQPNLTHRVGIFIGGNAPGTSTVTPDGSNSGIPAVHVKTAINLVYDFIPATGAAIGATDERRDMVSMDACNKCHTKLAFHGANRVDPRFCVICHTDQLKYGYAEATTTGTGYSGSTNKIQGFAAANFPNMIHRFHMGEELKKDGYNIFNVLPNEITYPQDHRNCVKCHSASSSTPQGDNWFNKPSRMACGACHDQVDWQTGNGHGIQNEGGPQLSDLQCVECHDAASIKTFHLPVLTPDPGNVWNVAGGNNNTNASYVAAFTNNLPPGASKVAWDLKSLTFNGTKPVVTFRFLKDGAPVVFNTYPAKSELMDNFVGGPSIYVVFTVPYDGIDYPADWNASISTYLKNIWRGDGKDMAGANLAAGAKGTLTGPDGSGYYALTFTEAVIPPTAGMITAGIGYTYGLKTTQPLTQTNVPGYPYIPYTGALGTGQGGLSVPAPNVTKMASGTIPAGFNATQVTTPRRAIVTSQKCNDCHGALGVFTAKTYHAGQRNDAMTCEFCHNGQRVNSGWGVNTKDFVHALHGAGKRVNKFSWESSAGLKFWTITYPAILNNCEACHVPGSYDFGLSANVTEVPNLNWTTVATGTIPNPVPVVLTGNEPIPGTYYSPFVTAGAVYGSGFSFSGNTGTSTPAANTTLVSSPYVAACSNCHDSTMALNHMKANGGSFYVPRSSVQNPPAAGGKLINSEQCFLCHSSGKIADVAKVHMTFK
- a CDS encoding cytochrome C, with amino-acid sequence MIRKTLLLCVAILGFGILTACALLSPQTSFAPTHPEGVEASVRPLCSDCHGTEAMKGGLKNYNSFDHTPTFVKNHRFQANQDSATCASCHAPSFCADCHGGKVSMSASVKLGDRPDRVLAHRGNYLILHRMDGKMDPGSCYKCHGRSNNDKCATCHK
- a CDS encoding helix-hairpin-helix domain-containing protein, with protein sequence MTFPSLRLLLATALLATACFSLDAQAKPKSAPAATREPAPAHRAKATAKAALVDINRATKEELKSLPGIQDPQADRIIAGRPYLSKARLVTRKILNIEQYNAIKKRIIARQ
- a CDS encoding OmcA/MtrC family decaheme c-type cytochrome, yielding MQTRLLKRLSGVIAIAAFAFMLVACKGDAGQNGATGPAGPAGSDGSGGPTGPTGPTGPAGSTTIDVTQLTPDEWASLDPKGAVTSVTVSGRPVVNFYLTDSKGTGLKGFGNMTSKSSTATLNSYPNLAFALAKLIPEDLTTTSKAPSKWVSYIVTSVPTTTAAAAPTRPSTDNTGTLVDNGDGTYRYTFYRDITQMKAFLDAYTYTGLNLRADLGDTTYEPNLTHRMVVQFSGNARGTGSNTSNGVTVATAVPLKKPINLIYDFIPATGRAVTSADAQREVVAIQNCNECHGQLAFHGGGRVDTRYCVVCHNDQRKYGFKEAAVTATGYDPADVAAPAVGSGNPTLGQRKIGNAAIGDFPRMVHKIHQGMELTKTGYNYANVLFNDIGYSMLGGGQKMCSKCHDNAAQSANWNTKPSIIACGSCHDRVNFETGENHGVDVGGPKTDYTCAVCHEAADIKTYHMTENLTPHNPTVAAGLKNFTYEISSAVASPTNVVVKFRIKADGTAVTFVAPAASMANPLAGFTGGPSFLLAYAQPQDGVATPADYNNIGSGSSNFQPISVSIANLLDTTKTTSVGTLAGPDSSGYYTATIVGAAKIFPAGATLRSVSLQGYFTQISPAAARHTVSVVKAVTGDTVRRTVIDSAKCANCHEWFEGHGGNRVYQVQVCVTCHVPGLTTSGRGISDTELETYRAAGLFTAKDITNLAAWGITIPNPVPVGSNFALNFPQTTNNFKDMIHGIHAGKDRTSPIAIVRNRTPGAIAIINGGNIGFPGILNNCQSCHTYNGFSGTPANVLASRENADNGTATTVGAKASLATLNATDKMITPFTAACVTCHDSAPAQAHMTLNGGQIKVNRSALNSAGESCAVCHGAGAEFDPAKVHM
- the proC gene encoding pyrroline-5-carboxylate reductase, coding for MLNQKKIALLGSGTMGKTIVGGLLKSGKVKPAQLRATTRRAATAESFSQAQGVTCLTDNSKVAAWAEIVILCVKPKDIPKILQELHAKGALAHKPLLISIAAGVSTAFLEEASGGGCPVLRAMPNTPCSIGKGMTVVAKGSHAGDAHVALAKEIFSPLGRFLELEEKHMDTVTGLSASGPAFMYIIIEALADGGVMRGLPRTVAVELAAQMTLGAAEMVLATGKHPAALKDDVTTPAGCTIAGILALEDGRIRSVLARTVELASKVAGELGK